The following proteins are encoded in a genomic region of Hydra vulgaris chromosome 05, alternate assembly HydraT2T_AEP:
- the LOC136080808 gene encoding uncharacterized protein LOC136080808 isoform X1, with protein MNMTDEFNINQEDYSFLLENVDSEIEIVVEDFIELDLDELADFFSDDLELELIPSAIPTEKSISEEEPNKLKKIEERIITKYTCPKCHNKYIRESNFKIHEKKCYIGTKDNVNNGGAAKIKSNDKGKEWLPPTLSTDCNIDFLQCTF; from the exons ATGAATATGACAGATGAGTTTAATATTAATCAAGAAGATTATTcttttttgcttgaaaatgtTGATTCTGAAATTGAAATAGTTGTGGAAGATTTTATCGAGCTAGACCTTGACGAGTTAGCCGACTTCTTCTCAGATGATTTGGAATTAGAGCTCATACCATCAGCAATACCTACAGAAAAATCGATTTCAGAAGAAGAACCAAATAAGCTCAAAAAAATAGAAGAGcgaataataactaaatatactTGTCCGAAATGTCACAACAAATATATTAGAGAATcgaattttaaaatacatgaaAAGAAATGTTACATTGGTACTAAAG ATAATGTGAATAATGGTGGAGCTgctaaaatcaaatcaaatgataaaggaaaag aatgGTTACCACCTACTTTATCTACTGACTGCAATATAGATTTTTTGCAatgtacattttaa
- the LOC136080808 gene encoding uncharacterized protein LOC136080808 isoform X2 produces MNMTDEFNINQEDYSFLLENVDSEIEIVVEDFIELDLDELADFFSDDLELELIPSAIPTEKSISEEEPNKLKKIEERIITKYTCPKCHNKYIRESNFKIHEKKCYIGTKDNVNNGGAAKIKSNDKGKVTSKEQEKN; encoded by the exons ATGAATATGACAGATGAGTTTAATATTAATCAAGAAGATTATTcttttttgcttgaaaatgtTGATTCTGAAATTGAAATAGTTGTGGAAGATTTTATCGAGCTAGACCTTGACGAGTTAGCCGACTTCTTCTCAGATGATTTGGAATTAGAGCTCATACCATCAGCAATACCTACAGAAAAATCGATTTCAGAAGAAGAACCAAATAAGCTCAAAAAAATAGAAGAGcgaataataactaaatatactTGTCCGAAATGTCACAACAAATATATTAGAGAATcgaattttaaaatacatgaaAAGAAATGTTACATTGGTACTAAAG ATAATGTGAATAATGGTGGAGCTgctaaaatcaaatcaaatgataaaggaaaag TAACTTCCAAAGAGCAAGagaaaaactaa